The Quercus lobata isolate SW786 chromosome 4, ValleyOak3.0 Primary Assembly, whole genome shotgun sequence genome segment ATGACTACTTCGCCTCCGTACGTCAGGCGGAACGGTGTCTCTCTTGTGGGCGTTCTTGCCGacgtcctgtatgcccatattATACTCGgcaattcttcgggccatataccctttgctccctcgagccgagtcttgataatcttgaacaaggatcggttcgtgacttcgacCTGAccattagcttgagggtgggtgggggaggagtagtggttctttattcctaactgtgagcaaaaatctcgaaaggggtcgttgtcgaattgcctCCCGTTGTCCGAGAAaaagactctaggaatgccaaacctgcatatgatgcatctccaGACAAAGCTCCGCACGTTCTTCTCTGTAATCGTGGCCAgagcttcagcttccacccatttcgtGAAATAGTCGATGCCCACTACCAGAAATTTCAGCTGTCGTACGATTGTAGGGAATGGTCCCATAATGTCTaatccccattgtgcgaatggccatggggccgtcatcgGGGTCGgctcttcggttggttgtctaataatattgctgaacctttggcatttgccgcaggccctgacataggcttcggcgtccttctgcatggtgggccaatagtaccctgctcgCACAAGCTTGTGTACCAACGATCTGGACCttgagtggtttccgcagattccttcatgcaCCTCTCTCATGACATAATCTGCCTCTTCCGTACCCAAGCATCTCAaatatggtcgggagaaacctcttttgtaaaggacgtcttttatcaggacgaaCCTCGCCGCCTGGACCTTAAGTTTCCTTGCGGCTTTCTTTCTGTCTGGTAAGACCCCATCTTTTAGGTATGAAACTAACGGCGTTGTCCAGCTACTGTTGGAGCATATTTCCTGCATGTTGCTGATatctattagtggagaaagcTGCACgaaagagagtacattaccagggatgaccatttgttctgTTGAAGCGGCCTTCACGAGGCGGTCGGCTTGCTCGTTTTCTTCTCTGGGAATTTGGACGACTTTGGCTTCTAGGTCATCCACTCTCGCCCTTACTTCatcaaggtacttcttcatcttttcacccttgcactcgtagtctccatttatttagttagtgatgacctgtgaatcgcagtagatgactaccctcgCGGCTCCGGCTGCTTTGGCAAGGTCGAGCCCTGCTATCAGAGCCTCATACTCAgattcattgttggtggcagggaagtcgagacggaccatacattcaacaGTGTCTCCTTCGGGCGATCATAGCACAATGCCGGCCCCTGCGGCTTGTTTGTTGGACGATCCGTTCGTATATATGCTCCATTGAGGGGACTTtgttgcccccttgtcttcgtcATGAGTGAATTCAGCTATAAAGTCGGCGACGATCTGTCCCTTGACGGCGGTTTGCGGGCGGTActgaatatcaaattcgctcagttTTATAGCCCATAACGCCAACCGTCCCGCGGCCTCGGGACTGCTCATTGCCCGCCGTAAGGGTTTGTCAGTCAGGACATTCACCGTATGAGCTTGGAAGTACGATTTGAGCTTGCGGGCTGCCATAactaatgcaaaggcaagtttttccatgggcgggtatctttcttcggcaccgtgaagcgctcggcttgcgtagtacatgggcttttgcactttctcttcttctctgaccAAGGCCGCGCTAACGGCTACGGGGGAGAtggctagatagagaaaaagctcttctcCTGGCTGTGACGGGCTTAGCAATGGTGGGGAGGAGAGGTAAGCCTTCAATTCTTCGAATGCTTGctggcattcgtcagtccattcgaaggatttcttcaatgttcggaAGAAGGGAAAACACTTGTCTGTTGCCCTTGACACGAACCTATTTAGTGCCGCTATCTTTCCATTGAGGCTttgcacctccttcacatttcttagTGGTGCCATGTCCATAATAGCCAGGATCTTGTCCGGGTTCGCCTCGATTCCCCtttgagacaccatgaatcctaagaattttcctgccgtcactccaaaggcacatttcCCTGGgttgagcttcatgttgtaggagcgaagtgtgtcgaacgtttctttgagatctcctaGATGATCTTCCTCTCTTCGGCTTTTTACTAGCATGTTGTCCACGTAGACCTAGACATTCCTCCTAATCTGTtgcgcgaacattttgttcatgagcCTTTGGTACGTTATGCCTGCGTTCTTCAGGCCGAAGGGCATGaccttgtaacagaagaggccttggctggtcACGAACGATGTTTTTTCCTGGTCGACTTCGTGCAtttggatttggttgtaccccgagaaggcgtccatgaagctcagcaactgGTGTTGGGCCGTAAAGTCTACTAGGACATCAACcctcgggagggggtagctatccttggggtaGGCCTTGTTAAGGTCGGTGAAGTCCATACACATCTGCCATTTCCTGCTCActtttttgaccattactacatttGCTAAACAGTCGGGATAGTATATTTCCCTAATGAAGCTCGCTTCCTGTAGCTTTCTGACTTCCTCTGCCATGGCTCGGTCTCGCTCGggggcaaacaccctcttcttttgtCTGATAGGTGGAAAGGCGGGCGATACATTCAACCTGTGCACCATTACTAAAGGATCTATTCCCAGCATATCTTCATGACCCCACGCGAATACATCTCGATTGCAtctgaggaaggttatgagctcCTGGCGGACCGTGGGGTTAGCGagcgttccaattttggtcgttcggCCAGGATCGGAActgtcaaggggtatctcttcTAACTTCTCAATTGGCTCCGTTACCGTCcggtgctcttctatgcttaaggcctgaacctgatcctccatttccatcatggctatgtagcattcgcgCGCGGCCATCTGACTCCCGCGTAGCTCCCCTACTCCATAGTCAGTCGGGAACTTTATCATCAGGTGGTAGGTGGAAGTTACcgccttccatgagttgagcgtgggtcgcccgaggatagcgttgtaggctgACGAGCAATCGActaccaagaatgtcacgtccctGGCTATCTGTTGAGGGTAATCACCCACAATTACGGATAATGTGACCACGCCCAGTGGGAATACTCGGCTCCCGTCGAAGCCAACAAGCAGGGCATTTGTTGGGATCAATCGCTCCCTGTCgatcctcatttgctggaacACTGTGTAATACAAGATATCTACTAAACTGCCATTGTTGATTAGCACCCGGTGCATGTTTTAGTCTCCTACTCGCAAGCTGACGATGAGtgcatcgtcatgtggatggtgaaggtGTCGCGCGTCTTCTTCTGAGAATCCGATTACGGGACCTTCTCTCCGTGCTGTCTTCGGTACGACTCCCGTCAGCtaaacattttgtaccatccgaaggtagGTCTTGCAGGCTTTCTCGGATGACCCGGCATCAgccgttcctcctacgatcatccttataTCCCTAATCGGGGGCCTCGGTCGCTCATTGTCCCGTCGGGGGTGTTGGTCTTGTGCGGGGGGATCTGCTTTCTCCTTGCTGACGAATAtctgcagctttccttgtctgataagggcctcaatctgctgcttgaggtcatagcaatcagctGTGTCGTGGCCATAGTCGCAGTGGAAACGGCAATACTTATCCCGGGAACGTTTGTTGgggtcactcttcagctttcccgggaacgtcagagcctcttcgtcgttgatttgcataaggacttgatctaTCAGGGCTGTTAGCGGAGTAAAGCTCGTGAACCTTCCCCCCAGGGGCTTAGGGCGCCTTTTGTCCGTTCGGTCTCCTGTTCTTGCCTTTTTTCGGCCTTAGTCCTACCAAGTGTCTTCctgcctttctcttttcctgggCCTCTCTTCCCGAGCTAACAGCGCATCTTTagcgttcatatactttgtGGCGCGATAAAGTACTtctgacatggtctttgggtcgtttttgtatagggagaacaaaaacttacccttcttccagccattcgtgaatgccgcaACAAGTATCTTATcatcggcttcgtcgatcgagagtgcctctttgttgaagcgGGAGATGTAGGCCTTTATAGTTTCATCTTCTCGCTGCTTCATACTCATCAAGCAAGCCGTAGACTTCTTGTATCGatggcctccaatgaagtgtgcgGTAAATTGAGCACTGAGctctttgaaggtgctgatggagtttggtgtcagtcggctgaaccaaattctcgctgCGCCCTTCAGCGTTGTAGGGAAAGCCCTACACATGATGGCGTCCGCTACTgcttgaaggtgcattagggtcttgaaggtctccaggtggtccagtgggtccttgaccccgtcataactgtctatctgtggcatgcggaacttacttTGTAAATGGTAGGAGTTGACGGTGGCGGTGAACGGCGAGTCagttcggttgacaaggtcATTAAGGTCGCTTGATACTCGTCCCTTAAGAGCATTCATCATAAtctccatttgttccttcatggcctgcatctccgcgataacAAGTGGCGGAGTGGTTTCTGCGAGGGAGGGGATGCTTATGTTCTGTCGTTCTGGTTTGCTCGGGGTGTTGCTGGCCTGGGGTCCCTCCTGGTTTCTTCTGTCGGcgctggttccttcttgatctgctccttggttgtTGGGAGTTGCATTTTTCTGTTTcagttgctcttctaggtcatggttttgtttggtgaggcgctccacggcaGTGGCGAGTGTCCTCACCTGTCTTTCAAGCGCAGTCataggggcttcttcttcttgaacgtcgttagtggtcgccattgagcgagtgagtaccatgtaactcttttgtctaggaagcgataATGTGCtacgtttcccacagacggtgccaactgatgatgccgaaaataataccaccagtgagtcacacgttcctcgtacgtcgcaaatggcacctgcacaacgaaaaggaagagCCTagcagagagcaccggtgtggtatcggccaaacaccctccgaaggtcaagttagaactattctcactgttCTAGTGTGCTAGAgggggtaaattatgcgtacctttgGTTGTGAGGGTGCTTAGGCTTTTATAGTAGCGAGGGTTACccctcttttccttggagtagaagtcttttccttataggagtcctctTGAGCGTATTTTATGTgatcttttccttataaggATCCCTTgaatattatctagcgtgggaaGCAAGACAATTCCTTATACGTAACGTGGGTAGCAGGTAAACTTATGCTCGGTTTGTCAGCCTCAATTTACTTCCTTCAGCTTTTTGGGCGTCGGTCTAGTAATGCCGTCAGCCTTGGAGCCAGCTGACCCTATGACCATCAGCTATAACACCGTCTACTATGTCCGAAGGATTGCACTAAACCCGTCAGTTTTATGTTCCGCGTGGCTAGGCTCATCTTTTATCCTCATCATTCTGAATTTAATATCTTATCTTATATTAGTGGAATTTTGTGCAGTGACAATAGCAATAAggctatattttttttgagacaaaGCAATAAGGCTATATAATTGCTTTCGAATGGTCTATTgcaattaaattattttttttctaaatctaaTATCTTATCTAATAATAGTGGGGTTTTGTGCACGCTCCACTAactctttcttttactttaactAAACTCCTCAATTATCTATAGagattaatttgtaatttgatcCTATTTCTTCGGAtcaataattataatcaatCTTCCAATTGACTTCAGTCCCgattttttaaatcttagatTGCATttatttcgaaaaaaaaaaaaaattcgaatttggtaatttaatagctttttatattttggtattGGGAATCTGTGGCTATCGTGATTTTGTGAAACTATTCTCAATTAAATATTGGAATGATGAATTTTGTGTTCATTATATTATATCTTGTAAAATTCATAGTAAATTTTGGTATTGCGGATTTGTTGGTACCAtgtatttgagttttttatgttaaattttgtgagATTATTCTCTGTCAAATGTTGGATTTGTGAATTTTGTTTCCATGAATAAAAActgttatttttgtttgaatataaaaatatgatttaaaaaaaaaaatattccataCAAACCAATCacctgaaattttttacaacattttcaataATGTAATTAATCACTAAAATAATGTttcctttaaaatattttttatataaaaagaacTACTTTGAAATAAATGCAATCTCAATAACAAATTGAAACGttgttgctttatttttttccttaaagatTACCGCCTTTGTGTTTCTTTTGAACTCTTTTtaaagattatcaaaaacatTATACTTTGACCTACTGCAACATACCCATATAGTCCTTCCCCAAAACACACGACAAGTTAATCTTTCCCCCCTAATGGCCAATTAGTCAACAAAAGAATCAAAAGGACAGCAACATAAGTGAGAAAGTAGCATTAATGGTGTTTTTTTATAAGTTGTtagaaaattgtattttaagtttaaaatgagCGTTTGTAAAAAAACCAAGAGAAGTTGTGGTTGCAAAACagagttttggattttaaaaatgcTCTTTTAAGCTTCCTAAACACctaaccaaatggaccctaaatcAATTTGGTTTCTATATTTTATGCCAATACTTCCAATttaaaacaatttaacaagATGCTTCCTTCTAATGCATAGGTAGTTGGTTCCCAAGCATGGCCAATTAGTTAACAAATCAATTGAACAATTGCAAAAATCATTAAAACCTATTAGTGACAAGTAAgacttttgaaataaagaaaccGTCATTTCAGCcagaaaaatgataatatagACGACTAGTGGGGGTATTTATGGATTGGGTTTGAGGGTTTTTTCAACCCATGAGAAATTCTTGTGTAAAAACTAACCCAACCTAACTCACATcgattgggttgggttggattgtgtttacatattttatttcttataaaaaattataatttaattaattttttaaaaaatagcatgtaattccatgcaaatgcatggatacatttaaaattaaacaaaatttttattataaaaatataaataattagttaaattataattttttaaaaaacatgtaatacatgtagatatatttaaaattaaaaaaaaaaatttatcataaaatacagataattagtcaaattatttttttaaagtaaatataattagtcacataaATAAATTCTTACCTAGATTTAgtactacttatgatcattttttttttctaatttttagtaagatagaacgtgtggtgatttttattttatttattttttgagaaacatgtggTGATTTTTCTTGAGTAtatctcattctttttttagaaaaaatttatagttcattaatattatattcttagtattttgcactcattaacttacttgacacaaaaattaaaaaacttaagtagacGCATGGCACATGcataagtggataattatggtgtagtcttcacataaatttagacatgtgcaaaattggattataatttcaaattctaattcaaaTTTCTCTAAGTTtcacctattaatatatatatattgatgacttataaatttgaattttttttacttatatgattatgttttttatggtttattatattggactccttgttttctacactaaattaattaatttggcacaaaaatttaaaaatttagattaaatgagacacatggcgcaaaattaaactctaattgaaatttaatttttatactaaactagtatgtaacccgtGCTACCGCACatgaatggatatattattaatcatgagtttattcatgtttaaaaggctcagttaagtctaaattcatattattaaccagaaaatttcattaacaaaacttagcagtatatatatatatatatatatatatatatatttatatatatatatatatatattatttgttccatttttgtggtttgaaaatgatatttatgtGCAGATGGAAGTTGTTGATGAGAATGAGCGGTGGGGTAAGATAGAGCAGATGAAAGGAGGAGGGGAAGAGGAGATGATAATTAAGCACAATTTCAGTCGAGCAGGCTAGCAAACCTTATATGATATGGCTTGTACCTTAATTCAATTTTCACATCACGTATGTACTTCCATTCTCCAATAGACCATTTGGAGGAACATATGAAATGAGCAACCACCACTTTTATTACTTCCATTGCATTCAAATGAGTTTGAATGAAGGGAATTCTCTAGAatgcttctctattttgcatGCAAAAATGCAATATCTTCAAAGCAATTAAAACTTGACTTACTTTGACATCATAACTTACttagaaataaaaggaaacaaataataacaatttattacaGTGGAAATCATTTAGAAAATAGTGCAAATATATCCAAATGAGTTGGTATAACATCATTGTCTAAACATTTGGGACTAATCTTCAAAGTCGAGTTAGTACATTGAGGAGGATATTCATCAAGGGTTTGTTGTAAATAATATTATGATGGGACATTTGTTCTTAATCTTTGAGGGTCTATTTCTAATAAGCCACTTGAAAATTAAGCGAATCCAAAATATCACTGTAAAAAATAGTTATAGCACCGAATTTGTCAGGAGTTTGATGAAACCTAATGAAACCTAACGAAACCtaacacaaaaaatgaacacAATGATTACATAATGGCAAGATAATAGGTTTgtaatttagataatatataaaccatcaagaaaatatattaaaaggcAACCTTTATAAAGAATAGTCCCTTTCGACTTATCTCTATTTAGTATTAATAGTATTATTACAAACTCATATAATGTGTCCTCTCCTATAATTCCAATTCACATGAAAATTGCTCTAGGTATTATAAGTTCTATTGCAATTTTGTTACAAAACCGATTTGGAAGCTGAATTATGATGACATGCATAATTGCTCAGCAAGTCCACATCAATTCACATTTGAAATGTACTTAATGTCTAGTAGTATAGATTGTTGTGAATTAAGTTCAATGCATAATTAACCATTATTCCTCAGTAAAACAACCACAATAAATAGGACCTAAAAAGATCTAACCTTGGCAACTAAATCCAATACAATTGACACAAAAAAGTGTAGATAACATTATATATCCATGCCCATCATTGTAAATTCAGttcaatatattattaatcaaacACCCATTAACCATTATTCCTTACATAAACAAACtaataaaataccaaaaaaaaaaaaaaaaaaccacatttataaaatttatacttGGAATATGGCTTGCATAGTACGCTCTGCAATGGAGTGCTCTACGGTTTTGGCTTTCAATAGTCTGCCCTTTACTAATCTCACTAACAATTTGCTAaggtcattttatttttaaagcatttacTAATTTGTTCCAAGCAAGAACCTACAAAAAATGATACACAGAAACAAacctaagtaaaaaaaaatttacaaaccacATAAAAGCTTaaaacacacaaatttaaaacttaCACGACAATTTCAAACACCATATCTGCTATTCCAAGGAACCACAATGAATCACACCAAACTAAAACTTATATGACAATATTAGTTAGAGCCGCTTTGAGGTATGTATCATAATTTGTGTGAGGGTATGAAGAAgcatataaaaagttaaaataaaagaaatatctCTTATTGTTTCTGTAGATTAAACCCAAATTATCACTACTTTTAACCCCATTCCTCCCCTTTTCTCTTTTGGGTATTACAAAAAGTATTGGAAAATTTTAGCCCACAACATTCTCATAAACTAAACATAATTTCACAaatgatgatttaaaaaatggaatattaTACAGGAACTCCTTATTTTGCCTAATTGTGCTAAGTGCTAACATATCCTAGATTGTACGATAACttaaaacaatatattaaaGCAATCAAAATATAATGCACACACAATGAACATGATAAATCAACTCTAACATTTGTGAAATCACCCAACAGGAAAATCTCACAGATTTGTGTAAAATCAAGTCTTGATAGTCACAAATTTACAATCAATATTGTGGTATCCAAAACCATTGTCGCTGTCCCATATGCTAACACATACAAAACAGTAAGAGCTTCTGTGTCCACATGGTCTTTTCTGCATTAAGTAACATGgtctttcatttttcatcctctcataactaacacaatttaaaataatgaaaatcttcttcaattttcatccaattaTGACTGCTAAGCCTTAATAAATGATTTTGTAAATTATTCAAAGgattaattaacatgcaaatatTTTCTACATTAGATACCATATCCATATGCTTAACTTAAATTTAGAAATACCCTTTCCTTGAATAGATCTTATTTATACAATTAAAGTATAATTACTTCAAATTCGTTAAACTACAAAGTACAAAGAGGCCAAACACAAATATGAATAAGGATTTCCTAAACTCTACACCACAAAATGAAATACCACTTCCAAAATGACAATAAAGTGTGACATGCAGgttaaggaattaaaaaaaaaaaaaaaaaaaaaaaaaaaactgacttttcttggttttctcttttaataTGTACATGTGTCTGAATTTTAAGCGTGATTTTCTCCTAACTTGGCAGCACCTCCTCCTATTACCTGTGCTATGCATCGGTTACCCTTCTATTGAAAGAAATCATCTCTAGAGAGATGCtaagatttgaaaatatttgaccCAATACAATAACATATTCCATAAAGTTTCAATTCCTATGAAAATCAAATGCCTTTATCTAAAATCTGAAATTCccaggaagagagagagagagaggatagaTATAGCCAATTTATGGTATATTAATAAATGTCCAATTCCATGCAAACTAAGAAAAGAAGACAAACTGGACTTCTACCAAAAGGTTCTCTCCATTACACTAAGCaggaaaagaaatgataaaaaacaGCTATTCATGTATTTAATTAATCATGACTTATTTAGTAATCACGTGCCTTGTGTTGATGATTTAATGAATAATACGATTTAATAGATGTAGGTGGTCATCTAAATCGTTTTGTAATGTAATTGATTGGCAGAGATTCCTTTAAACAAATTTGGCAGAAAAGTTGTCCAAGAAATAAGGCAACATATTCTAGCAAATACAATTGCAAAAAGAGCACCAGAACAAATGAAAAGCTTTGCAGTTCTCCACTGTTGAGAAACTAAAGCACCACttcaaaaaccaacaaaagctttttaatttctcaaaGCTTTTCTAATCAATCTAATGAATCACAAAgtcaagcaaaaaacaaaagttagcatcttgttatattttaataattttcctcaCACTTTTAACAGCAATTGAGAGACTACAAATGCCTACTTTTGGATCAGCACAACAACAATGTAAGAAAAGGGAAAATGGAAAGTTTGAAGGGAGGATTTTCAGGCTTGTCATGATTCTTCTCATAGCAATTAGTTTTTAAAGGATCAAATGTGTTAGTCCAACTCAAAGACAGCATAACTTCAAGTTCAATAATATGATGGTCATTTTATTACCAATAAGAACTGTCTTAAACATTAAGAACTTCCAAACAAACTCAATGGTATTGGACATCCTTCGAAATGACCACATCCTTTAACTGACCcgtatttattatttaagaaaacttgctaataaagttattatgatttatgaaacCACTTGCAATTATGATAGCAtcacacaataaattttaaaatttcaatcatAATTGATAGAAAAGatcacccaacaaaaaaaaaaagcctactCAGAAAAATTCCAGCAAGGGAATTCCACAATTGGCTGGAGTTTCGATCGTCCATCTAAAACATACatgagaagaaaaatacaatttttctcacatttccattgaaaaatcaatacataaaaacttaaaaaagagGGTTAAAAAATTGAACGAATCTCACCTAGATTCTTCAATTGGGATATGATTCCAATATCTTTAATCACCTATCCCGGTGATTGCTAACCCTTTTGAAGTAATGTACAAACAAACACCACCTGTTCTTTTATGCAGCCAAACTCTATGCATAAAgccaatttttcaacaaatccaTCAGAAACAGATCCATATCAAGAAAACCATATAATATGAATAATCCAAACAGGAAATAAGCCAGAGAACCATATCAGTGAAGTACCAAAACTTTATCACAACGaaaccaaataattttattcccctctcaattaattaaaataaagtcTAAGAttcctaaattaaaatttattttctacccctcattttctcaaaacctAAGAAATGAAAACCCCATCACAGGGCCGTATTTATTTCCTAATAAACGAAAACCCCAATCACAACCAATCAAAAACCATATCTAAAAACTCGaaacttttaattttcacaCACTTTCTCAGCACCCAAATAGAagacaaacacacacacacacacacacaaatagaGAGAGCAATACCTTAGTACAATCATCGAATACTTTCCGAAGAAGAACTTCATAATTCGAGGGCAACTTCAATTCCCAGAATTAGAGACCCTagaaattaaagggaaaaaaaaaaaaaaactgtgaacGTAGATATTAGAAAACAGGGAAATGCTTAGTGATTTCTGCAATccaaaatagggaaaaaaaagatcgaaaaattgagaaaccaAACATTTTCATGGagaacccaaaaacccaaaacaaaaaggaatcAAAACTAAGATGGAAAGCCAAaactaaaatcattttttttttctttttgtaatttctataagttataaaataatttttttttaaaaaaaaaaacctatcctatcaaagaattaaaaaaaaaaaaaatcatacctaAATCTAAAAATGGGGAAAGAATGTACTGGCGCAAGTTCTGATAATCTGATGGTGGTAGCAACATTCACGAAC includes the following:
- the LOC115985695 gene encoding uncharacterized protein LOC115985695; this translates as MTALERQVRTLATAVERLTKQNHDLEEQLKQKNATPNNQGADQEGTSADRRNQEGPQASNTPSKPERQNISIPSLAETTPPLVIAEMQAMKEQMEIMMNALKGRVSSDLNDLVNRTDSPFTATVNSYHLQMFQQMRIDRERLIPTNALLVGFDGSRVFPLGVVTLSVIVGDYPQQIARDVTFLVVDCSSAYNAILGRPTLNSWKAALSIEEHRTVTEPIEKLEEIPLDSSDPGRTTKIGTLANPTVRQELITFLRCNRDVFAWGHEDMLGIDPLVMVHRLNVSPAFPPIRQKKRVFAPERDRAMAEEVRKLQEASFIREIYYPDCLANVVMVKKVSRKWQMCMDFTDLNKAYPKDSYPLPRVDVLVDFTAQHQLLSFMDAFSGYNQIQMHEVDQEKTSFVTSQGLFCYKVMPFGLKNAGITYQRLMNKMFAQQIRRNV